One window of Pocillopora verrucosa isolate sample1 chromosome 9, ASM3666991v2, whole genome shotgun sequence genomic DNA carries:
- the LOC131780005 gene encoding pyruvate dehydrogenase E1 component subunit alpha, somatic form, mitochondrial, whose amino-acid sequence MQIIRRMETAASTLYKSKIIRGFCHLYSGQEACCIGMDAAMDKNDSLITAYRCHGWTYLKGISVKEILCELAGRKTGCSKGKGGSMHMYGYEYYGGNGIVGAQVPLGAGIALAHQYRGNGQICVTLYGDGAANQGQVFETYNMAKLWNLPCIFVCENNGYGMGTSVERAAATTEYHTRGDFIPGIKVYGMDVLTVREVTKFAADYARSGKGPIVLELATYRYYGHSMSDPGTSYRSRDEVQAVRKTRDPILSLREKLLDSGLADTDEIKGIEQEAKQLIEEAVKAAESDPDPPLDDLYLDVYADDNMEGHVIRGCDNWSRHATN is encoded by the exons ATGCAGATCATTCGGAGAATGGAGACAGCTGCTAGTACTTTATATAAGTCAAAAATCATCAGAGGTTTCTGTCATTTGTACTCAGGGCAG GAAGCATGCTGCATTGGAATGGATGCTGCTATGGACAAGAATGACAGTCTAATCACTGCTTATCGTTGTCACGGTTGGACTTACTTGAAAGGAATATCAGTGAAAGAAATACTCTGTGAATTAGCTG GTCGTAAGACAGGTTGTTCTAAGGGGAAAGGAGGCTCTATGCACATGTATGGTTATGAGTATTATGGTGGAAATGGAATTGTTGGTGCACAG GTTCCACTGGGTGCAGGAATTGCCTTAGCTCACCAGTACAGAGGAAATGGACAAATATGTGTTACATTATATGGTGATGGTGCTGCAAATCAGGGCCAG GTGTTTGAAACCTATAACATGGCTAAACTCTGGAATCTGCCATGCATCTTTGTGTGTGAGAATAATGGATATGGCATGGGTACATCAGTTGAAAGAGCAGCTGCTACCACTGAATACCACACAAGGGGAGACTTCATTCCTGGAATTAAA GTTTATGGTATGGATGTTCTAACAGTGAGAGAGGTCACAAAATTTGCTGCAGATTATGCACGATCAGGAAAG GGTCCAATTGTTTTGGAGCTGGCTACATATCGTTATTATGGGCACAGCATGAGTGATCCTGGCACAAG CTACCGGTCACGTGATGAAGTACAGGCCGTACGTAAGACGCGTGATCCAATCCtaagtttgagagaaaaacttCTGGACTCAGGGCTGGCAGACACCGATGAAATTAAG GGTATCGAGCAGGAGGCCAAACAATTGATCGAAGAAGCTGTTAAAGCAGCCGAGAGCGATCCTGACCCTCCTCTGGATGATCTCTATTTGGACGTGTACGCGGATGATAACATGGAAGGTCATGTGATTCGTGGATGCGACAACTGGTCAAGGCACGCCACGAATTAA